A single genomic interval of Dysidea avara chromosome 6, odDysAvar1.4, whole genome shotgun sequence harbors:
- the LOC136258942 gene encoding macrophage-expressed gene 1 protein-like: protein MAAYCSMLPLLALLVHLHIVTASRAESCELAPNVYRMEVLPGIGWDNLRNKEMALVFEYDYSSCQLTNDGKLLLPDGSYTTPVKKSNVEIISQLFDHWSNYTSMTSASINIEGHSIFSLISGKFSAEHVSAKTNMYNHKSFHILIQIRQTVYRVNLQPGTKLHPMFKQRLLEITTQMTNNNTDIAHYMSELLIRDYGTHYITAVHAGGILALEDYVDKTDLLESQEKRNSIRVSAAFHFSDIISFVGGGFSYTTDQKNTDDYFSRRTSSYITTYGGPPYKNNFTVDYWENGLDDNLVAIDREGIPLHFAIIPEAFPELPPTHTMELANYIEKAINSYYKHNTHYGCTDPNAENFYFAANIDDGSCKAKANNYTFGGVYQITSPATVGWCNDLSQKNPKTNDFTCPSGYTAVRLHSGSKSITQRTCKKIVIFKHCSDHLVTCNYQMYWCVATGEVHDQSGYLFGGTYNSIAVNPLTKTRLCPHNFYPLKLGLDAHVCVSDDYDLGSALSVPFAGFISCASGNPLALNSYTRTQDYPEKWPERCPKGYSQHLAVVEQQSCEINYCTKTDSLDEKGLPPVKLPPFRKYPSPNTDSYTSLFTSFNSDMWIKNKTTLEWKEVKESGADELWHDYLRAIGLEKEAYVISNSTSTSGYATHHNSHY from the coding sequence ATGGCTGCATATTGTAGCATGTTGCCTTTATTGGCTTTGCTGGTGCATCTGCACATTGTTACTGCATCAAGGGCAGAGTCTTGTGAGCTGGCACCTAATGTTTACAGAATGGAAGTGCTACCTGGAATCGGCTGGGACAACTTACGTAACAAGGAAATGGCTTTGGTTTTTGAATATGATTACAGTAGCTGTCAACTAACAAATGATGGCAAGCTGTTACTGCCTGATGGAAGCTATACCACCCCTGTTAAGAAAAGTAACGTTGAGATTATTTCTCAATTGTTTGATCATTGGAGTAATTATACCAGCATGACATCAGCATCTATAAACATTGAAGGACACAGTATATTTTCCTTAATTAGTGGGAAGTTTTCTGCTGAACATGTATCTGCCAAGACAAATATGTATAATCACAAATCATTCCACATTCTTATTCAAATTAGACAAACAGTCTATAGGGTGAATCTCCAACCTGGTACAAAGTTACACCCAATGTTTAAACAACGACTGTTGGAAATTACAACCCAGATGACAAACAACAACACTGATATTGCACACTACATGTCAGAGCTTCTAATTCGTGACTATGGTACTCACTACATTACTGCAGTACATGCTGGAGGTATATTAGCACTAGAAGACTATGTTGACAAAACTGATTTGTTGGAAAGTCAGGAGAAACGAAATTCCATTCGAGTGTCAGCTGCCTTCCACTTTTCAGACATTATAAGTTTTGTTGGTGGAGGCTTTAGTTATACTACTGATCAAAAAAATACTGATGACTATTTCAGTAGGCGAACATCATCTTATATTACGACGTATGGAGGGCCTCCCTACAAGAACAACTTTACTGTTGATTACTGGGAGAATGGACTGGATGATAATCTAGTAGCAATAGATAGGGAAGGAATTCCCCTCCACTTTGCCATCATTCCTGAAGCTTTTCCTGAGCTCCCACCCACACATACAATGGAGCTAGCAAATTACATAGAGAAGGCCATCAACTCATactacaaacacaacacacattaTGGATGCACTGACCCTAATGCTGAGAACTTTTACTTTGCTGCAAATATTGATGATGGATCATGCAAAGCTAAGGCAAACAACTACACATTTGGAGGTGTCTATCAAATCACTAGTCCTGCAACAGTTGGTTGGTGCAATGATCTGTCTCAAAAAAATCCAAAAACTAATGACTTTACTTGTCCTTCTGGCTATACAGCTGTCAGACTACACAGTGGATCAAAAAGTATAACACAAAGAACATGTAAAAAGATTGTCATTTTCAAACATTGCAGTGATCATCTTGTTACATGCAACTATCAGATGTATTGGTGTGTAGCTACTGGAGAGGTCCATGACCAATCAGGTTACTTATTTGGTGGCACATACAACTCTATTGCAGTAAATCCACTGACTAAAACTAGATTGTGTCCTCATAATTTTTATCCACTGAAGTTGGGATTAGATGCTCATGTATGTGTAAGTGATGACTATGATCTTGGTAGTGCTTTATCTGTTCCATTTGCTGGTTTTATAAGTTGTGCTAGTGGGAATCCACTAGCTTTAAATTCATATACACGTACTCAAGATTACCCTGAAAAGTGGCCTGAAAGATGTCCCAAAGGTTATTCACAGCACTTAGCTGTTGTAGAACAGCAATCCTGTGAGATTAATTACTGTACAAAAACTGATTCATTGGATGAAAAGGGTCTCCCACCAGTCAAGTTACCTCCATTTCGTAAATATCCTAGCCCCAATACAGATTCCTACACTTCCTTGTTCACTTCATTCAATAGTGACATGTGGATTAAGAACAAAACAACTCTGGAATGGAAAGAAGTAAAAGAATCAGGTGCTGACGAACTCTGGCATGATTATCTAAGAGCTATCGGCTTGGAAAAGGAAGCCTATGTCATTTCCAACAGTACCAGTACTTCAGGCTATGCGACACATCATAACAGTCACTACTGA